Proteins encoded in a region of the Caballeronia sp. M1242 genome:
- a CDS encoding amino acid ABC transporter permease — protein sequence MPHFDLSAITHNLSQIGAGFATTLWMWLVSVLLGAMLGFVVALAQQLGGRFVRALLRVYVELFRGTPFLVQLFLLYYGGPSFGLTLTPAMAGVLALTLYGGAYFAEVFRGGFASVPKGHLEAAACLGLTRMQAVWRIQLPQMLALILPALSNLTIVLSKETAVLSVVTVPELTFVLTGIGSATFAYVQTLLVLSACYLLLVELATGAGNWAEKRMTRFLA from the coding sequence GTGCCTCATTTCGACCTCTCCGCCATCACGCATAACCTGTCGCAGATAGGCGCGGGGTTCGCGACCACGCTCTGGATGTGGCTCGTCAGCGTGCTGCTGGGCGCGATGCTCGGCTTCGTCGTGGCGCTGGCGCAGCAACTGGGCGGGCGCTTCGTGCGAGCGTTGCTGCGCGTGTATGTGGAGCTGTTTCGCGGCACGCCGTTTCTCGTGCAACTGTTTCTGCTCTACTACGGCGGCCCGTCTTTCGGACTGACGCTCACGCCTGCGATGGCGGGCGTCCTCGCTCTCACACTGTATGGTGGCGCATACTTCGCCGAAGTGTTCCGCGGCGGCTTCGCTTCGGTGCCGAAGGGGCATCTCGAAGCGGCGGCGTGTCTCGGCCTCACTCGCATGCAGGCGGTCTGGCGCATTCAGTTGCCGCAGATGCTGGCGCTGATTCTTCCCGCGCTTTCGAACTTGACCATCGTGCTGAGCAAGGAAACGGCCGTGCTGTCGGTCGTGACCGTGCCCGAGCTGACCTTCGTGCTCACGGGTATCGGCTCCGCGACGTTCGCCTATGTTCAAACGCTGCTCGTGCTAAGCGCCTGCTATCTGCTGCTGGTCGAGCTGGCGACCGGGGCGGGTAACTGGGCCGAAAAGCGCATGACGCGCTTTCTCGCCTGA
- a CDS encoding amino acid ABC transporter ATP-binding protein, translating into MTLIIAEPAPLVSGAAVDPLVEAKGLYKRFASTDILRGIDLTIRKSEVLCIIGPSGSGKSTLLRCLAGLETYDHGEVHIEGQLLGYTMRGGKRVRATAKELHHTRRHVGMVFQQFNLWPHMTVLGNVMEALVRVRGFPKGKAAEQAGRMLELVGLSGKADAYPSRLSGGQQQRVAIARALAMEPHIMLFDEPTSALDPELVGEVLQVMKQLARDGMTMAVVTHEMGFAAQVADTVAFIDAGRITVSGTPRQVFRESKNPRFTQFLQNYLDRNAFWSGDDA; encoded by the coding sequence ATGACGCTCATCATCGCCGAACCCGCGCCCCTCGTCTCCGGCGCAGCCGTTGACCCGCTGGTCGAAGCGAAGGGCCTGTACAAGCGCTTCGCTTCCACCGACATTCTTCGCGGCATCGATCTGACCATCCGCAAGTCTGAAGTCCTGTGCATCATCGGGCCGTCGGGTTCGGGCAAGAGCACGCTCCTGCGTTGTCTCGCCGGACTCGAGACCTACGATCATGGCGAGGTGCATATCGAAGGCCAATTGCTCGGCTACACCATGCGCGGTGGCAAACGCGTGCGCGCCACCGCAAAGGAGTTGCACCATACTCGGCGCCATGTCGGCATGGTGTTTCAGCAATTCAACCTCTGGCCGCATATGACCGTGCTTGGTAACGTCATGGAAGCGTTGGTGCGGGTACGCGGGTTTCCGAAGGGAAAGGCCGCCGAACAGGCGGGCCGCATGCTGGAGCTGGTCGGTCTGTCGGGCAAGGCGGACGCGTATCCGTCGCGCTTGTCGGGCGGACAGCAGCAGCGCGTCGCGATCGCCCGCGCACTCGCCATGGAACCGCACATCATGCTGTTCGACGAACCCACATCCGCGCTCGATCCTGAACTCGTCGGCGAAGTACTGCAGGTCATGAAACAGCTTGCCCGCGACGGCATGACGATGGCCGTCGTGACGCATGAAATGGGCTTCGCCGCGCAAGTGGCGGATACGGTCGCCTTCATCGATGCAGGTCGTATCACCGTGTCAGGCACGCCGCGACAGGTGTTTCGCGAGTCCAAGAATCCGCGCTTTACACAGTTCCTGCAAAACTACCTGGACCGCAACGCGTTCTGGTCGGGCGACGACGCGTGA